ATAAGCGTTTAAAGCCTCTAGGGGGGCTGTATTGATAGAGTTTTTAAAACACAGCGCTTTAATGTAATAATCTTTGGCTAAAGAATTGGATTTAACGCCGGTGGATGCAAAAAGGGTGCTTATTAGCGTATTAGCATGCTGACTGATTTGATAATAGCACTCGGTAGCGTTGATAATCCCGCTTTTAGCTTGCAAGTTTTTTGGCACTAAAGGATCTATTTCTTTGTCAAATCGTGAAACAAACACGCTAATGACCGCTCTTTTTTGCGCTTCTTTGGCTAAGATTTGAGCGGTTTTGTTAGCGATTTTAGGCGAAAAGACTAAAGTTACATTAATAGGAATAGAGGCTTGAGTTAAAGCGCTAACCACTTCAAGCCCGCTCTCACTCGCCGGGACTTTAATCATCACATTAGGGCGGTTTAATGTTTTGAATAAGCGCTTGGCTTCATCAATGCTTTTAGGGGCATCATCTTCTAAAAAAGGGTCAATTTCTAGGCTAATGTAGCCATTGTTAGGGTCTTTTTCATATAAAGGCATCAACGCGCTAGAGGCTTGTAAAATATCCTTTAACGCCAAAGTTTCATAAATTTCTTTAGCTTTTTTGCCTTTGAGTTTAGCGATTTCATCTTGATAAAACGCACTTTTGGTGATCGCTTCACAAAACAAACTAGGGTTACTCGTCGCCCCACAAATAGCCCCCTTATTGATGAGCTTTAAAAAGTCGTTTTCTAAAAAATCTCTTTCTATAAAATCGCACCACAAACTGAATTCTTGCATGTTTTATCCTTGTTTTAAAT
The Helicobacter pylori genome window above contains:
- the tal gene encoding transaldolase, translated to MQEFSLWCDFIERDFLENDFLKLINKGAICGATSNPSLFCEAITKSAFYQDEIAKLKGKKAKEIYETLALKDILQASSALMPLYEKDPNNGYISLEIDPFLEDDAPKSIDEAKRLFKTLNRPNVMIKVPASESGLEVVSALTQASIPINVTLVFSPKIANKTAQILAKEAQKRAVISVFVSRFDKEIDPLVPKNLQAKSGIINATECYYQISQHANTLISTLFASTGVKSNSLAKDYYIKALCFKNSINTAPLEALNAYLLDPNTEYQTPLKSAKIEAFKKELKTHNIDLENTAQKLLKEGLIAFKQSFEKLLSSF